Proteins found in one Leishmania major strain Friedlin complete genome, chromosome 35 genomic segment:
- a CDS encoding transporter-like protein (previous protein_id=AAZ14501.1), which produces MTQRGRGTSDTTRTLAASCEGSGNSHERVECTPLPRGQLFILCVVLLTESVCWSVLIPFVPSFIAYIKGWDIDSSGYASGFPVGLFMLGQVLSGKIWGAFSNKVGRKVAINIGVFCCAICMFFVGLSGSLWMLCVWRFLHGLLAGCSIVAKTMISELTDTTNRAKGLAMVSLTWGVGTLFGPAIGGFLYNPASSSNLAFLHISPTSFMGRHPAFLPGTVVAAYNLFAVVISGVFLRESNQSARPLREVLPRSVVKFLGPVLRFLQPRPPCDKATEVTVIYADDHTEPNGAGPDKSPSSAAHPVGTCVSEPHTHFGFKQAFLNPLLRRVCFISMLICTSDMMFAEIFPLWMAAESQNGGLQLSPHQMAILLLVNGAPTVLANIIFASVIKCAGGPIRLSIASQLIYAVFTAVVPTATAFSTTSRFWFTMAIGMLRKVVESWNFALIMLFVSLTAPQGKIAIMFGIQQSAGCMVRCVVPFIFAPLFAWSISTPRPFPFNHYLVFLLSVIPLAIGAYLAAFVYIPSENSGDGVDVVEHGSSSDMEDNNGSERRSGADSGRGSVRSRYSLLGSVTGEVQECESLLHCSFATVAIATALNPISGVVQNALFTLSEGSPVQMPGEHGAGTARRPPDESDDSRENSSQEGDEVDDNAEYTTLTDEMEVMPPLISDGILEHEDVRVVQVDELLEDEELPPSAPPSV; this is translated from the coding sequence ATGACccagcgagggagaggcacTTCCGACACAACGCGAACCTTGGCGGCGTCATGTGAGGGATCGGGGAACAGTCATGAACGCGTCGAGTGCACACCGCTCCCACGGGGTCAGCTGTTTATTCTCTGCGTCGTCCTGCTTACAGAGAGTGTTTGCTGGAGTGTGTTGATTCCGTTTGTACCTTCCTTTATTGCGTATATCAAGGGCTGGGACATAGACAGCTCTGGCTATGCGTCAGGCTTTCCTGTCGGTCTCTTCATGCTCGGGCAAGTCCTGAGTGGCAAAATATGGGGCGCGTTCAGTAACAAGGTCGGCCGCAAAGTAGCCATCAATATCGGCGTGTTCTGTTGTGCTATTTGCATGTTTTTTGTCGGACTCAGCGGCAGCTTGTGGATGTTGTGCGTCTGGCGCTTTTTGCATGGCTTGTTGGCCGGCTGCTCGATCGTGGCCAAAACGATGATCAGTGAGTTGACGGATACGACGAACCGTGCGAAGGGCTTGGCGATGGTCAGTCTCACCTGGGGTGTGGGAACCCTGTTCGGCCCAGCTATCGGTGGCTTTCTCTACAATCCCGCTTCGAGTTCCAATCTTGCATTCCTGCACATATCTCCAACTAGCTTCATGGGCAGGCATCCCGCCTTTCTTCCCGGTACTGTCGTGGCAGCGTACAACTTGTTTGCCGTAGTAATCAGTGGCGTGTTCTTACGGGAGAGCAACCAGAGTGCTCGGCCTCTACGAGAAGTGCTGCCGCGCTCTGTTGTGAAATTTCTTGGCCCCGTGCTGAGGTtcctgcagccgcggcctcCGTGCGACAAGGCCACGGAGGTGACAGTCATATACGCGGACGACCACACTGAACCCAACGGAGCTGGACCCGATAAGTCGCCTAGCTCAGCAGCCCATCCGGTGGGTACCTGCGTTTCTGAACCGCATACCCATTTCGGCTTCAAGCAAGCCTTTCTGAACCCCTTGCTGCGGCGTGTCTGCTTCATCTCGATGCTCATCTGCACATCCGACATGATGTTCGCGGAGATTTTCCCGCTCTGGATGGCCGCAGAGTCTCAGAACGGCGGCCTGCAGCTGTCACCGCACCAGATGGCGATCCTGTTGCTGGTGAACGGCGCCCCGACAGTGCTCGCCAACATAATCTTTGCTTCAGTGATCAAGTGTGCTGGGGGGCCAATCCGGTTATCGATTGCGTCTCAGCTCATATACGCCGTTTTCACAGCCGTAGTGCCGACTGCGACCGCGTTCAGCACGACAAGTAGGTTCTGGTTTACAATGGCGATAGGCATGCTGCGCAAGGTGGTGGAGAGCTGGAACTTTGCACTCATCATGCTGTTCGTGTCACTGACGGCACCGCAAGGCAAGATAGCCATCATGTTTGGCATTCAGCAGTCTGCAGGATGCATGGTTCGCTGCGTCGTGCCTTTCATCTTTGCACCGCTCTTCGCGTGGTCCATCTCGACACCGCGCCCGTTTCCGTTCAATCACTACCTAGTGTTTCTCCTGAGCGTCATACCGTTGGCAATTGGCGCCTACCTCGCAGCCTTCGTGTACATTCCGTCCGAAAATAGCGGCGACGGAGTAGACGTGGTGGAACACGGTAGCTCATCGGACATGGAGGACAACAATGGCAGTGAACGGCGCTCCGGAGCCGACTCGGGACGGGGATCGGTGCGGTCACGCTACAGCCTCTTGGGCTCTGTCACTGGCGAAGTCCAGGAATGCGAGTCTCTCCTTCACTGCTCCTTCGCCACTGTGGCCATCGCGACTGCTCTAAACCCTATTTCTGGAGTAGTTCAGAACGCCCTTTTCACCCTCTCGGAAGGCTCTCCGGTACAAATGCCCGGCGAGCATGGCGCTGGTactgcgaggcggccgcctgACGAGAGCGACGATTCCCGTGAGAACTCCAGTCAAGAGGGCGACGAAGTCGACGATAATGCCGAATACACGACGTTGACGGACGAGATGGAAGTAATGCCACCACTGATTTCAGATGGAATCCTCGAACATGAGGATGTGCGCGTTGTACAGGTCGACGAACTCCTTGAGGACGAGGAACTGCCACCTTCCGCGCCGCCTTCGGTCTAA